TGATGTTTTTACctgtttttgtcacttttttcttgactACTTTTGTGGTGGATGTTGTCTGTTCATTTTTAGTATCTTTCACTCCGGGTGCATCAGCACCTCGACTCACCTCTAATTTCCCTGGTTGTTCTACTGGAGCTGCCTCCTCAACCATTGGAGAAGCCTCTTTATCAGTTTCCATCATAGTGGTTTCCTCTTCCGCTTTATCGTCGACGCGCGAAATACTAGATTTTTTCTCTACCTTTACACTTATCGACTCCTTTCTTTCACTGGACACTTTTCTTGGTTGCTCGCTTACTGGCTCACTCACTTCCGATGGTTGAGTCGTTTCTTGATCTTGCTCCTTCGGTGCCATTTCCTGTGGGCTTGGTACTTCCACTGGGATGTCCTCTACCTCCTCCGGCTTTATTTCAAGTACTTCCTCAGGCTTTATTTCAACTACTTCCTCCGGCTCTTCAATTGTGGGTTCTTCGACTGGCTGTGAGGGCTGTCCTTCTTCCTTGGTGGGCTCCTCCACTTCTGATATCTCTACCGGAGCATCAGTACTTTCTTCTTCTGGGCCCTTTGCCGACTTCTTGATAGTTTTCTTCACCCTCACTTTGGTCTCGGTTTTGCTACTCTTGGAGGCAGACATCTCAACACCTGTTTGAGGCACTTCAACCGTGCTTTCTTCAGTGGTTGTTTTTGTGGGCGTTCCATCGTCATATACCTCGTCAACGGTTGTCGACTCCACTACCTGACCGTCTTTGACAGTCCTTGAAACTTTCCTAATCACCTTCATCGATTTACCAGAGGAGAAAATCTTTCTTTCTACGGTCACCTCTGGTTCTGTGGTTGGTTGAACTTCCATACCCTCAGTTGGTTCCTCAACCTCCGGTTCTTGCGCCACTGGTTTAATGGTCTCTTCTATGGTCTTTGCTGGAGTTCCATCATCGTAAACCTCTTGGAACACAACTGACTCCATAGCTTGTCCATTTTTGATCGTCCTGGACACCTTTCGCACGACTTTAACGGAATTACCCGACGACGAGGTCTTTCTGACTATTGTGACCTCTGGTTGGGTGGTAGGTTGAGTCTCCGGGGTCGCACTTGGCTCTGTGATTGGTTTGATTGTTTCCTCAAGAGTCTTGGAGGGTGTACCATCATCATaaacctcttgaacaactgtTGATTCCATAACCTCTCCATTTTTGACACTTCGTGACACCTTTCTAACCACCTTCACCGACTTACCAGAGGAGGAGGTCTTACGATCAATGACCACCTCTGGTTGTGTAGTTGGATAAGCATCCTCAGNNNNNNNNNNNNNNNNNNNNNTCTGTGGTTGGTTGAACTTCCATACCCTCAGTTGGTTCCTCAACCTCCGGTTCTTGCGCCACTGGTTTAATGGTCTCTTCTATGGTCTTTGCTGGAGTTCCATCATCGTAAACCTCTTGGATCACAACTGACTCCATAGCTTGTCCATTTTTGATCGTCCTGGACACCTTTCGCACGACTTTAACGGACTTACCCGACGACGAGGTCTTTCTGACTATTGTGACCTCTGGTTGGGTGGTAGGTTGAGTCTCCGGGGTCGCACTTGGCTCTGTGATTGGTTTGATTGTTTCCTCAAGAGTCTTGGAGGGTGTACCATCATCATaaacctcttgaacaactgtTGATTCCATAACCTCTCCATTTTTGACACTTCGTGACACCTTTCTAACCACCTTCACCGACTTACCAGAGGAGNNNNNNNNNNNNNNNNNNNNNNNNNNNNNNNNNNNNNNNNACACTTGCTTGGTGGTCTCTTCTAGAGTTTTGGCCGGTGTGCCGTCGTCGTAGACCTCTTGCACAACAGTGGACTCCATaacttggccatttttgacggTTCTTGATACCTTTCTCACCACCTTGACCGACTTACCCGAGGCAGATGtctttcgctcaatgaccacCTCAGGTTGGCTAACGATTTGGCTGCTCTCTGGTTCAGAAGCTTCGACTTCAGCTATCACAGGCTCCACTTGAGGTCCTCTTACATCTTGAGTTGGCGGCTCTTGACCATCAATAATTTGGACCTCATCGGAGCCTTTAGCCCCCgcaatctttttctttgtcacgACTTTCTTCTTACTTACCGTTGTTGAAGAAGTTGTCTCAGAGCCGGGAGCTTCTGGTTGGCTTTCCTgagccttttcttcttcttcaataacAGAATCATCTGATTCGCCACCTTTCTTGGTAGCCTTCATCTTGattgaaatcttcttttgcTGGGACatggaagaagatgaagacatGGAGTCTGATTGGAATTGTCCACTCTGTCTAGCTTCCTCGGTGTCAGAGGGGAAGACCTTTTCTGTGGGCGAAGTGACGATAACCTCAGCATCCTCGGCGGCAGCACCATCGTCATATCCGTCCAGGGTCTCTTCACCAATGATGATGGATGACTTTCGCTTTTGAgtttgatcatcatcatcctcagtGACAATAGGTTCCTTTTCGATCGGGATTTCTACCACCTGGCCTGCCTCACCTGAGATGTCTTCTGTCTCATGGACGTCTTGTCCTAAAGAGGCGGCTTCTCCAACCTCTTTGCcagacattttctttttgatgatCTTCTTCTTGATCACCACCTTCTTGTTGGTTGATTTACTGGACTCCTCGTGGAATTCGTTGCCATCGGTAACATCCTCTTGATGTGCATCCCCTTCGGCACTTCTCgcctctctttcttctccatcCTTGACGATGCGGATTTGCTTTTTCGTAATCTTAACGCCAGATTTGGAATCACGTCGCATGGATTCTTGAGTTGACAATTGGCCTTGGCCATCTTGTTGGCTGATCTGTTGACTTTGGCCATCCTCAGAAGTAGCCACGGATGTCTTCTTCCTTACTTCCATGGATGACTTGCGTTGAGCTTGAATTGATTCGCTTCTTTCTACTTGCTCAGATTCGTCGTATTGAGCTTGAGATACCCCTTGGTTATCGGAGGATTTTCTCCTGACAGCCATGGATTCTTCCTTGGAAGACAACGTGGCAGAATCTCTGCGCTCTTCAGATCGGGAGACGGAAGATTTTCGTTCGACGCCTTCAGTGGATCCCTTTCTGGCGAGTTTGGAAGCACTCTCAAGGCCAATCTCTTTGGTTTTAGATCCCCTTCGTTGACCTTCAACGGAGCTCTCTCTGGAATCTCGGGAAGTAGAGGTCTTCCGCTTTTTTTTGATCACAGTCACTTTCTTGTGTTCATGCTTCTGACTTGACGAGGAGGTTTGAGAGGTCATCCCATCCTCGCCAGTGGTCTCACTCTGTTCATCTTGCTCTTGGTGAGCCTCTCCTTCAACAGTTTGGGAAACGCTTTCACCTGAAGCTGAGCTCGTCTTCTTCATGGTCTTGGTAGTCTTGCTCATCTTTCgagaggacgaggacgacccCGATGATTCTTCGTGTTGCATGATCAGTCCTCCATTTTGGCCTTCACCCTGAACCAGGCCCTGCCCATCTTGTTCGGAACCAGCCTCGGATCGTAATTGAATGGCAGATGCCTCGGTTTGTGAGGCTTCCTGTTGGGTGGCCTTTTGTTGGGCGGGAGGCGTTGGAGTGACAGGCTCAGCCTCGatgttcaagttcaatttggcttgaagCTGGCCTAAATCGTTCTTTACAATACATTTGTAATCTCCTCCGTCATCGGCCGTTGGattctaagagaaaaatatgttttgaaagcGCTTTCATACAATAGCAGACGGCGAAGATTGTCTTACATTGATTTCAAGTATGATCTCGTATTCATCCTCTCCAATCTCGATATATTTGCTCCTAAACTTGGACCCCTCTTTAATCTTGTGATTCCCTTTGTACCATTGCATCTCAGACTTGGGTCTGGACTTGATCTGAAAAGAGAGACGATTCAAATCTATAGGATTGATATTTTCATTGCATTGGAGGGGCCTGCTTTTCCTTACCCTGAACTTCATGGTGACTAGAGTACCAGTAGGATTAGGAATGATCCTGGGTTTCTCGGTGAACGTTGGAGGCAAGCCATCCGACATCATATCACCAGGTGCTCGTTGCTCATCCTCCTCATCGTCCCCAGCTTCAAATACaacaaatatatatattcGAAAATCTGACTCAATTGCCAAACATATTCAACATCAGACAACTCACTATCAAAGTTCAGATCGATATTGGCATTGCTGTCACCACAGGGGTTAAACGCATTGCATCGATACATGCCTCCATCTgccaaagttggatttttgatgGTAAGAGTGAGGAGGTATCGATGGCTTCTCAAGGTGGCACACTCATAGCGTATTCGCTTGTTCTCCTTGATGGACTGAAAGGACAATCACGAATGTGTAAAAAATCTTAAGGCCAGGCATGTCTTGAAAAAGGAAGGTTTTGGGCCTTTTACCTTTTCACCCCGATACCAAGTGATTTCTGGAAATGGATGGGCTTCCAGAAGGCACTCCATGATCAAATTGTCGCCCTCTTGTCGGATACTGGGCTTCTTGGGGAACCTAGGTGGCACGCCATCGGGGATTTTGGGAGTGTTACCAATATCAAATCCTGGAAAACATTTTACCGAATGAAGGCTGCACAAAActtttcacgcaaccttttatttccaattcaatcTAGATCCCATGATTGGGTCGAGAACACTCGGAAAAAAAGTATCAAGAGATGGTCCTCGAGCTATCGGGTTCTAAGATTGTCAGATCATTCCTCCCCCGAAAACCTGAGCTACGCTACATTTTAAAAGGTTCGGAAAAAGATCATGGAAGTAAACTTaccctcttcaaaattgagattgattgTGGCATGACCTTCGCCCATGGAACTCCTTGCTACGGCCTTGTAGGTGCCCGCATCGGAAGCCTCCACGTCCAGGATTTCGAGGAAGCAAATGTAGAACAACTTGTTCTCCGACTCTTCAATCTTGAACTTGTGGCGACGGGAAGCCGAGATTTTGGTCTCATTGTGGTACCTGTAATAATGTCAAGGAATCTCTCTGATCGTTGATGAGAACTTTaccaataaaaatgaatcttGTAGTGCAAGCCCAGACATGGGAGACGTTGACAGATCATCCATGAAATTAGATGGTACTGATTACCATCTAAATTCCCATTAGCGTCTTCTCACTACTGAGCCAAGATTAGACCCATTTTTACAATCCATCCCGCATGATCTTGTGTGATGAAGAACTCGTGAATCTTCATGTTCAGAAACCGCACACTCCTCGTTATTCATGAAGAGGATTTCCTTCAGCTTTTAGATCAGCTCTCTTCCAAGTTATCGGCAACAATAACTGAACTTTAACCCTCCGCTTTATGAGCCTGGAACTTTTAGATCGATGTGCGAGTAAGTGTGCCAAGTTGGTGGACTTCCCGGTCTTATCATCTTTGCACCGCACTGATTTCATGGAGCGCCCTAATCGTGGTTGTAGCATTTGTGGCTCTTCCGGGTAGGTTCCTGGTTTACATCGTAAAAGATAGCAGGGCTCCAGAGCCCTTCAAATAGATCCATTCGAATCCTATAGGTCATTGGAACAACACGATCCGAAAGTGGGGCAACCCATAAAAGGGATCAGTGTCTCTCGAGTTTATGTTTTAAAGGCTCCTAATCCTAGGCTATTTGCGCATCAAATCCAATGATGGCCTCGCGAGGGCATTCAATTCCAAGATTAAAGCCATCCAACTTTGGGCTTGACGTAACAAAGGTGTCTACAAATTGTCACAAGTTGCTCGTCTACTTTGACGAAACGGAACAAAAGAGTCTCGGTCAAGTCACAAAGAGTTCGCCTTTACGTCGGTGTCATGAATCCAGagcctttttcattttcatgcatGAAACACTTTGGAGATGTAACACCTAGGAGGCAGTTTATCTAGCACTTACCAAGAAATCTCGGGCAAAGGGTCGCCAACCAATTTACACTCGAACACAATTCTCGCGTCGTCCTCAGTTTGGCGAATCACGGGTCTTCCCGTGAAAGTGGGACGCACTCCATTCTTTGGAACTGGGACTTCATCACCTGAAAATGAGAGAAGTTTTCAGTCATGTTTCATAAGTGTTTTGCTCCACAAACTCTCGGTAGTTTTTAGATGAGTTTTCATGTCCTTGTCTAAATGCTAAAAGCATTGCGAATGTGGACAATCTGAACAAGGAGAAAAAACTTTGTCTATTACTAAAATGTCCTTGTGCCAAGATTTATGAGCGCTCCCACGATGAAAACCAACGCGCTTGACGCTCTCTGGAGATGGTAAAGAAGATAAAACTTGGGATTTTCAAGATGTGGATTGGCTGTCACTTCAAATGAAGCCCTTCAACAGGTATTGATACCATTTGTCACGTAACTTGGCATCGCCATAATTTGTTTCGGATCCCAGGCCTCCAAGATTGTTCCAGGAACACTTCCAGTTCATCAAGTGAGTACATAACtcattggaaaatgaaaaacttaGTCTATGCCTGCAACGTTTATACTGGCTTCTTGTGAAATAGATAGCTCTTTTTCGCTTTCATTATGTCcatttggcaaacaaatcCAAGGCCATTTTCATCGGATGGGACTCGCATAAAACCAAATCATAGGTATATTTTTAACACCAAAGGTTCCTAGGGGGCGTCTTTGGCAAGATACACGCTCCATGTGTTTCTGGCCCTTGGTTTCTTGCACAAACCCTGACCAATTATCTTGGAGGCGCAATCGGAGAGCACACTGCAGTActtaaatattttggattaCCTCATATAAAATGTGCATTGTGGAAGGAGATATCGTTGAAGAAGATGGAACGGTCTTAGGGCAAGTGCTCGAAACAATAATGCAAGGTTTGATCAAGATCCGTGGAACAAAGACGCCATAAAAGAAGGAGATGGGACTTGGCACAAAGAAACATGGCCCTATTTGAACAAGGATTACCAAGTCAATCGACAACATCAATATCGAAGAGCCCTTCTTTCCAGTTCCATCTTTCCACGAGGTTGGTCCAATTTCCGACCGTAAGATAGTGTACGTTACTGATCGTTGAAACTTAGGACAACTGTGATTAATGAAGGCCTATTTTATGGACAAAAAACTCGGACAATTTAACGGTAGACAAATGATCGTCTACGCTTTAAGCGAGAAAAAGGCTCTCTCTGATTCTTAGTGTTATGACAAACAAACTCTCGTTCCCTCAACCTAAATGTACATTTTCCTAATGCTTTTGAAACTGAACCACAAAAGTGTCAGGATTATCAAAAGATCAAAGGCAAGGTCAACATCCAAGCGTCTTCGATACTCGTTGGTGAGGGCAATTATGCTTATGAAAAGACCGACCAACACCTATTATACGTAGAAGTACGGCTCAAAGGACCCTTAGGTAGACAAAGACTTGGGCCAAGTGGCACACGATCTTCCTTCCCTTCAAATGGAACTGAAAGGTGACCCCAAGGCGGTCTTTCTATTTGTCAAGGAACATTGCTCCGAGACAATTGGAGATCGTTGCGGCAAGGCAATATATACAACCATTTACTGAAATGGTATCTTGTAGATCATTTATTTACCGAACATCTTTCCCTTCCTGGGAATGGATTTCTCCCCAATTCATGTTGAAAAGTTATATATCTTATTCAGCTCGTTATTCTTAGGAATAGTGATTAATAGTCATTATAAGTGTTATTTTTCTTCCTGAGCAATATCATAATTAGCGAGCCACGACCTTCAAAAACACCGTATCCGAATAAATACATATTCAGTAACTGTAAAAAGTCCGGAAAAGTGCTGTTTTTGTATTCGGAAAGCTATTAAGAGTGGCAAAACTTGAACGTGAGCAACTTACTATCGAAATTTAAGCTGATGGTAGCGTTTGACTCTCCAAGGTCATTTCGGGCTGTGACTTTGTATTTGCCTGCATCTTCTACTGTGACATCTGAGAGGAACAAAGAGCAGTCAAAAGTGTAGCCATTCACTTCTTTTGTCAACACCtgaaaacaagaaagaaagaaagaaaccaaaatgattaTCAAAAGATACGATTCAGCTGGAAAAATACTTTGGCTCCTGAAGTTCCATTCTTTTTGGAATTTGTTCCCGTCTATAAGGTCTTCAAGGCTTTTAAGGTcataaattcaatttcaggaaACGAGGAGCTGGAAACCAATTACGGGCGCATCCACGATTGCATTCTAAAAGAAGATGATTGGCCGGAACTTGATCAATAGATCAATGAATTAGCCTTCATTCCCACACTCATTCAttgaagtggaaaaagtgGCCGACGATTGGACCGAAAAGCCGTCTTgaaattttttattttttgccttgttGGAAAACACTAAGAAATTGATTTGGTGGGTATCGTTGGATAAGCCACCAAGCGCGTTAAACTGTCTTGAAATGAATATATGTAAATTTTGTTGAGGAGACAATCAAGATTTCATGCCCTTCAATCTGAAGAAGCCACTTAATATTCATAGGTTGATTTGGAACGTACTCTTATCTACTTACGTGAACCTTTGCCAGATTTCTATTTGTAAAACTACATCGTTTGTACTACTCTCAACCGTTAGCTGTGAAGCACAATTCACGGTTCACATCAAACAAACTCTAGACATCGTTACATGAAAGGCTTCGTGTACTTTAGCAACTTTCATGAGGGATTTGAAAATCACTAATATGCTCACAAGATGCTTTCAAGGTGTTCTATTTATAACATGCAAAGTTCCTGCGGTGTGAATCAAGTTTCATGGGGAACTCGCACATACGTAAGCCATATTTCCAACATCTTCTCGAATGGAGCATTCCAATAACTGTGAAGCGCCCTCCTAGGGCTAGAGTAACATCTTGtgattcaatttgaaacataAATTGTTCCCACTAGTTGATGAAGGCCTCACTGACGGCCTTTAGACCTAACGTTGCTCCTTgactcgttccttttctctcGTAACTCACCTGGAACTTTGGGTCGTCTTGCACCTTGACGCCGTTTCTGAACCAAGAGATTGATGGTCTGGGGTCTGCAACGATTGAGCAGTGGAACACAAGGGTGGTCTCATTCGTCTGTTGAATGGACGGCTTGATTGCGAAGGTTGGAGCCATTCCATCCACTTGGCTGGAAACAAAGTCGAAATGCAAACTTATTCAATCTCGAGGAGTTNTTGGCAAAACGACGGTTCTTGTCCGTTTAGATTGGGGAAAATCAGAAGAATTGCCATCCGTTCGTTCGAaactttggccaagttctATGTCCTGAACTTGTTTAAGGGCTATGAGCGTCAAATTTACTCTTTGAAAGTCTTGTGTAGTCCTTGAGGAACTTGCGGGATGTGTATTGCTTCCCTGTAATTGCCTTGGTCCAGGTCATTCATGGCCTTGTGGGTCGGTTAACGGTGGAGTCATAATCAGGGACAGAGGTTGTGTGTTTGAAGGTCATTCTGGGGTAATGATAATAAAAGCTGGGTCGTGTTGGCTTTCTTGGAAAAACTTGGCCTTATTCGAAAATTGGCTTGCATGACACCGAAATGCATTGTCCGCGTTGGCANNNNNNNNNNNNNNNNNNNNNNNNNNNNNNNNNNNNNNNNNAGCTGGGTCGTGTTGGCTTTCTTGGAAAAACTTGGCCTTATTCGAAAATTGGCTTGCATGACACCGAAATGCATTGTCCGCGTTGNNNNNNNNNNNNNNNNNNNNNNNNNNNNNNNNNNNTACAGCAGAACCCTTCCAGCGTTCGTGGAAAATACTCGTACAATGCCCACGTTCTTTACTAGATTCCATAAAAACCAATAACTCATACTCACGGCTAAAATTAAGGTTAATGGAGGCAGCAACCTCTCCAAACTTATTCTTAGCCTTGACCTTGTACAAGCCAGCATCGCTCTCGACCACGTCGTTGAGCTCAAGCACCACCAGGAATGTTCGATTGGGGGTCTCTTGGACCCGGACGTAGGTCCGATCATCCTCCGAAATTTGAGAGTCTCCCCTGAACCAGTACACATTGGGTTGAGGGGAGCCAGCAAGCTCACATTCAAAGATTAACCGGTTGCCATCGTCCTCCTGTCGGAGTTGAGGCTTGTGCACGAAACGCGGTGCGTAATTCTCCGCACTAAGCGACCCCATTGTTCAGGTCTTTTTCCGTGGGGCAGGAGATTAAAGGCCTGGAACAGATGGAACGAGGAAGAATGAGGGATGAAGCTGACCAGTCTTGTGCGTGGGTACCTTATTTGAGGCGGGCGTTATTTTATGGTGTGGCCTTTTGGCCcggccttgaaggccaaaattcGATGACTTGTCAGCGGATCCAATGGAATGTTCCACCAATCACCTAGAATGAGAGAAATGGGATCAGATCATGCTTGCTCCTTGAATGACCAAATCAGCTTGAATCTAGCTGTTTTAGGAGCTGTAACGGAAAGGTAGTCGTCAGGTTTTATGGACGGACATTTCGGCGAGATTTTCCCGGTTGGAAGTAGGTCAGTAAGTGAGAATGGGTTTGTCATCATTGCCCACTTTGCCTCCTCTGTTAGATATCCAAACAATTACCCCCCTTTTCCTCGTGTCCTTTACCAATATAAGAGTGCTACTTATCATAGAGCCTCTCATGTTAGAGTAGGTCGCTCGTGCCAAGTTTCCCCTTCTTTTATGAACGAAATCAACGAGCATTCCCACTAACACCAGACTTTCATgaagcttttttcatttccaaatcattGCCAAAGCTAGAATATATCCACTCTTAACCACATATCTCTCTGCCACTCTCGAGTTTCCTAATGGAGAAGCAGTaaggggaaaaaaacttttgggGCCCTGAATTTGAGCCGTCACGACAGAGATTGCATTTGACAAATTGAACTTCTCCGAGGAGGTTTCCCCCATTATTTGCCAACAATAAGAGGGAAAAAGG
This DNA window, taken from Tigriopus californicus strain San Diego chromosome 9, Tcal_SD_v2.1, whole genome shotgun sequence, encodes the following:
- the LOC131886772 gene encoding twitchin-like, encoding MAPTFAIKPSIQQTNETTLVFHCSIVADPRPSISWFRNGVKVQDDPKFQVLTKEVNGYTFDCSLFLSDVTVEDAGKYKVTARNDLGESNATISLNFDSDEVPVPKNGVRPTFTGRPVIRQTEDDARIVFECKLVGDPLPEISWYHNETKISASRRHKFKIEESENKLFYICFLEILDVEASDAGTYKAVARSSMGEGHATINLNFEEGFDIGNTPKIPDGVPPRFPKKPSIRQEGDNLIMECLLEAHPFPEITWYRGEKSIKENKRIRYECATLRSHRYLLTLTIKNPTLADGGMYRCNAFNPCGDSNANIDLNFDTGDDEEDEQRAPGDMMSDGLPPTFTEKPRIIPNPTGTLVTMKFRIKSRPKSEMQWYKGNHKIKEGSKFRSKYIEIGEDEYEIILEINNPTADDGGDYKCIVKNDLGQLQAKLNLNIEAEPVTPTPPAQQKATQQEASQTEASAIQLRSEAGSEQDGQGLVQGEGQNGGLIMQHEESSGSSSSSRKMSKTTKTMKKTSSASGESVSQTVEGEAHQEQDEQSETTGEDGMTSQTSSSSQKHEHKKVTVIKKKRKTSTSRDSRESSVEGQRRGSKTKEIGLESASKLARKGSTEGVERKSSVSRSEERRDSATLSSKEESMAVRRKSSDNQGVSQAQYDESEQVERSESIQAQRKSSMEVRKKTSVATSEDGQSQQISQQDGQGQLSTQESMRRDSKSGVKITKKQIRIVKDGEEREARSAEGDAHQEDVTDGNEFHEESSKSTNKKVVIKKKIIKKKMSGKEVGEAASLGQDVHETEDISGEAGQVVEIPIEKEPIVTEDDDDQTQKRKSSIIIGEETLDGYDDGAAAEDAEVIVTSPTEKVFPSDTEEARQSGQFQSDSMSSSSSMSQQKKISIKMKATKKGGESDDSVIEEEEKAQESQPEAPGSETTSSTTVSKKKVVTKKKIAGAKGSDEVQIIDGQEPPTQDVRGPQVEPVIAEVEASEPESSQIVSQPEVVIERKTSASGKSVKVVRKVSRTVKNGQVMESTVVQEVYDDGTPAKTLEETTKQSQVRPRRLNLPPNQRSQ